AGGATCTTAAATTGGCTATGATTGTGCGTAAGGGTTGTACCCAAACCGTCATTAAAAAGGACATGTAACTCAAAAATATTTCCTCATCCCCCCCCCCATTACCACGCCAAACCACAATAAATACCAATGCAAAGATGCATAAGGGTGAGCCAACCTATATCTTTTAGCCGCAATAGAGTATTAACCCAAAGAAAATAGGAACGCTTTGTACCTAGACCGTGAATGGATTTATCATCATCATGAACCCTTAACACGATATTCGTTAGGGCAGAAGGGGAAGAGGCCACTAGTGTGTTTTGGGGTGAATCCAAGTACGGCTAAGCCTGGGAATTTAGATCCTACGGTGGCGTCGGTTGCTCGCTATGCCATCGCTCAAGGCTACGATGGCTGGTTGATGTTCAATCTCTATCCTCAGCGTGCAACCAACCCCGATAAAATGCACAAGCGATTTCAGCTGAAGATCCATAAAGAGAACATGCGAGTGATGGAGGAGCTGCTTTCGCAGTACGACGAGCCTGTAGATGTGTGGTGTGCTTGGGGCACCTTAATTGAAAAGCGTCCCTATTTAAGTAGGTGCATGAAAGACATTGGGGAGCTTCTGCTAAAACATAACTGCCGATGTTTCACCAGAGGTAAAAAATCCAAAGCAGGTCACCCGCATCACCCACTTTACCTCAAAAAAGAATCCCCGATGGATGTGTTTGATTTGAAGGGGTATTTGGGGTTGATCTGAATTTAGAACTCGCTAAAAAAGTTCTAAGTGTAATAAAATTGTACCTGAAAATTGAGAATCAA
This genomic stretch from Balneola vulgaris DSM 17893 harbors:
- a CDS encoding DUF1643 domain-containing protein — encoded protein: MYLDREWIYHHHEPLTRYSLGQKGKRPLVCFGVNPSTAKPGNLDPTVASVARYAIAQGYDGWLMFNLYPQRATNPDKMHKRFQLKIHKENMRVMEELLSQYDEPVDVWCAWGTLIEKRPYLSRCMKDIGELLLKHNCRCFTRGKKSKAGHPHHPLYLKKESPMDVFDLKGYLGLI